One genomic window of Polyangium aurulentum includes the following:
- a CDS encoding AMP-binding protein: MALDIPGMLRSLSLAREDDIPQLAWLDATWKDPASFWAALLDHLRRGGPPLKSKIGVASDLYADAIVRHARSGRPALVWHERRAGWRALGYADLDARAESRASAWIAQGAAAGKTIALVQDIGLEYVVDLAAALRIGAVVSILPPASDLHLAHRLAELKPDHIAADPLRPPPLGSFAKLVLDPGGRGPPPRLPPHAYGPKEPWAQLFSPARAPITAPTPVLAHKALLHGLRDGLFAFGLEAGSVFAAPGAHPTQHQPSLLLATLLAGATFLHIPADELADDPALLSAQPIDSLFITAALRDVLRARSAGRLARLRFWVKPVDEALDWTAWRDFVDRNGLAEIPAANVLVDAAEGSCVLFSTRRPASIHARALPCAAQPWRLSPVTDGGPAGEVGIFEALQGDEPDPRGWFILARSQGEYLYGSTLVPRRAARVFPSAEVEKAAAALAFAKAACVVPVPASGPGASALFVLCVFTGADPSAEEERPAREAKLRGELAQRLGPDAIPDAIAIHPLYPRMKDGEVDKGWCTRQLLSGWLDEKSAHASFQQLTALRGALLDAT, translated from the coding sequence ATGGCACTCGACATCCCGGGCATGCTCCGCTCCCTGTCGCTCGCGCGCGAGGACGACATTCCCCAGCTCGCGTGGCTCGACGCGACCTGGAAAGACCCCGCCTCCTTCTGGGCCGCGCTCCTCGATCACCTCCGCCGCGGAGGACCCCCGCTGAAGAGCAAGATCGGCGTCGCCTCCGACCTCTACGCCGACGCCATTGTCCGCCACGCGCGCTCTGGGCGGCCCGCGCTCGTCTGGCACGAGCGGCGCGCGGGCTGGCGAGCGCTCGGCTACGCCGACCTCGACGCGCGCGCGGAGTCGCGGGCATCGGCGTGGATCGCGCAGGGCGCAGCGGCCGGGAAGACCATTGCCCTCGTCCAGGATATCGGCCTCGAGTACGTGGTCGACCTGGCCGCAGCCCTCCGGATCGGCGCGGTCGTCTCGATCCTCCCGCCCGCGAGCGATCTCCATCTCGCGCACCGCCTCGCCGAACTGAAGCCCGACCACATCGCGGCCGATCCGCTTCGGCCCCCGCCCCTCGGGTCCTTTGCGAAGCTCGTCCTCGATCCCGGCGGCCGGGGACCTCCGCCCCGCCTGCCGCCCCACGCCTACGGCCCCAAAGAGCCCTGGGCCCAGCTCTTCTCACCCGCCCGCGCGCCCATCACCGCGCCCACCCCGGTGCTCGCCCACAAGGCGCTGCTCCACGGCTTGCGCGACGGGCTCTTCGCCTTCGGCCTCGAGGCCGGCTCCGTCTTCGCCGCCCCCGGCGCGCACCCGACGCAGCATCAGCCCTCGCTCCTGCTCGCGACCCTGCTCGCCGGGGCCACCTTCCTGCACATCCCCGCCGACGAGCTGGCCGACGACCCCGCGCTCCTGTCGGCCCAGCCCATCGATTCCCTCTTCATCACCGCCGCCCTCCGCGACGTGCTGCGCGCGCGCTCTGCCGGCCGGCTCGCCCGCCTCCGCTTCTGGGTCAAGCCCGTGGACGAGGCGCTCGACTGGACGGCGTGGCGCGATTTCGTCGATCGCAACGGGCTCGCGGAGATACCGGCCGCGAACGTCCTCGTCGACGCCGCCGAGGGCTCGTGCGTGCTCTTTTCGACCCGCCGCCCCGCGAGCATCCACGCGCGCGCGCTGCCCTGCGCGGCCCAGCCCTGGCGGCTCTCTCCGGTGACGGACGGCGGGCCCGCCGGCGAGGTCGGGATCTTCGAGGCCCTGCAAGGCGACGAGCCCGACCCCCGCGGCTGGTTCATCCTCGCCCGCAGCCAGGGCGAGTATTTGTATGGGTCGACGCTGGTGCCGAGGCGCGCCGCGCGGGTCTTCCCCTCGGCCGAGGTCGAGAAGGCCGCCGCCGCGCTTGCCTTCGCAAAGGCGGCCTGCGTCGTCCCCGTGCCCGCGTCGGGGCCGGGGGCGAGCGCGCTCTTCGTCCTGTGCGTCTTCACCGGGGCCGACCCCTCCGCCGAGGAGGAGCGCCCCGCGCGGGAGGCCAAGCTGCGCGGCGAGCTCGCGCAGCGCCTCGGCCCCGACGCCATCCCCGATGCCATTGCCATTCACCCGCTCTACCCGCGAATGAAGGACGGCGAGGTGGACAAGGGCTGGTGCACCCGGCAATTGCTCTCCGGATGGCTGGACGAAAAGTCGGCGCACGCGAGCTTCCAGCAGCTCACGGCGCTGCGCGGGGCGCTGCTCGACGCCACCTGA
- a CDS encoding 23S rRNA (pseudouridine(1915)-N(3))-methyltransferase RlmH has product MRLVLVAVGRVKERSTRAVIDDYLGRVRRYVACDEVELSDAPAPKLAPLFTRATEGSTPIALEVGGRALDSPAFAREIERLGSRGKGVVSFLIGGADGIPPAVSQAAHDRWSLSTLTFPHRIARLVLIEQIYRAMTILRGEPYAH; this is encoded by the coding sequence GTGCGGCTCGTCTTGGTGGCCGTCGGTCGCGTGAAGGAGCGCTCCACGCGCGCCGTGATCGACGACTACCTCGGCCGGGTGCGCCGCTACGTCGCGTGCGACGAGGTGGAGCTGTCCGACGCGCCCGCGCCGAAGCTCGCCCCGCTGTTCACGCGCGCGACGGAGGGCTCGACGCCGATCGCGCTCGAGGTCGGCGGTCGAGCCCTGGACAGCCCCGCCTTTGCCCGCGAGATCGAGCGCCTCGGCTCGCGCGGCAAGGGCGTGGTGTCCTTCCTGATCGGCGGCGCGGACGGGATCCCTCCGGCCGTGTCGCAGGCGGCGCACGACCGCTGGAGCCTGTCGACGCTCACGTTCCCGCACCGCATCGCGCGGCTCGTGCTGATCGAGCAGATCTACCGCGCGATGACGATCCTGCGCGGCGAGCCGTACGCGCACTAG
- a CDS encoding FG-GAP repeat protein: protein MKKQSDGSTLGCAFTAAVAVTLAGCGADTAAVEPPARAASDALVAVEQAHVVASDAVAGEAFGFAVSLSGDTALVGSAWNDIGGKDAQGSAYIFTRAGGVWTEQAKLVISDGVAYDNFGISVSLSGDTALVGSTGRDDGGMDRGAAYVFVRAGGVWTQQAKLVASDGAAYDWFGSAVSLSGDTALVGAVADDVGMGSDHGSAYVFVRNGSTWTEGAKLVAGDAAYGDRFGGSVSLSGDTALIGAYDDDIGASTSQGSAYVFVRDGSTWTEQAKLVASDGDMEDSFGISVAVSGDTALVGAYTDDLGNIETIRGAAYVFERNGGVWTEGAKLLASGADKYNQFGVSVSLSGDTALIGAYGENDGVELQGSAYVFERSGGAWIEGAKLVASDGAMGDEFGVSVSLSGNTALVGAFRDDVAGKSNQGSAYAFVLGDEGGSGGAGGAGGSGGNGGAGGNGGIDGTGGSGGDAPNDDGGCNCRVGASTSGSAHASLGLFAFGLLGLRRRTSRR, encoded by the coding sequence ATGAAGAAGCAAAGCGACGGAAGCACCCTCGGCTGCGCCTTCACGGCGGCGGTCGCGGTCACCCTGGCGGGGTGCGGGGCCGACACGGCGGCGGTCGAGCCTCCCGCGCGCGCGGCGAGCGATGCGCTGGTCGCGGTGGAGCAGGCGCATGTCGTCGCGAGCGACGCGGTGGCGGGCGAGGCGTTCGGTTTTGCGGTGTCGCTGTCGGGGGACACGGCGCTCGTGGGGTCGGCGTGGAACGACATCGGGGGGAAGGACGCCCAGGGGTCGGCGTACATCTTCACGCGCGCGGGCGGGGTCTGGACCGAGCAGGCGAAGCTCGTGATCAGCGACGGGGTGGCGTACGATAACTTCGGCATATCGGTGTCGCTGTCGGGGGACACGGCGCTCGTGGGGAGCACCGGGCGGGACGATGGAGGCATGGACCGAGGGGCAGCGTACGTGTTCGTGCGCGCGGGCGGCGTCTGGACCCAGCAGGCGAAGCTCGTGGCCAGTGACGGGGCGGCGTACGACTGGTTCGGCTCGGCGGTGTCGCTGTCGGGGGATACGGCGCTCGTCGGGGCGGTCGCCGATGACGTTGGAATGGGCTCCGACCACGGGTCTGCGTACGTGTTCGTGCGCAATGGTTCGACGTGGACCGAGGGGGCGAAGCTCGTGGCGGGCGACGCGGCGTACGGCGACAGGTTCGGCGGGTCGGTGTCGCTGTCGGGGGACACGGCGCTCATCGGGGCATACGACGACGACATCGGAGCGAGCACCTCGCAAGGGTCTGCGTACGTGTTCGTGCGCGATGGCTCGACGTGGACCGAGCAGGCGAAGCTCGTGGCCAGCGACGGGGACATGGAGGACAGCTTTGGTATTTCGGTGGCGGTGTCGGGGGACACGGCGCTCGTCGGGGCGTACACGGACGACCTCGGAAACATAGAAACCATCCGGGGGGCCGCGTACGTGTTCGAGCGCAATGGCGGGGTGTGGACCGAGGGGGCGAAGCTCCTGGCCAGCGGCGCGGACAAGTACAACCAGTTCGGCGTGTCGGTGTCTTTGTCGGGGGACACGGCGCTCATCGGGGCGTACGGGGAGAACGACGGCGTGGAGCTCCAGGGGTCTGCGTACGTGTTCGAGCGCAGCGGCGGGGCGTGGATCGAGGGGGCGAAGCTCGTGGCCAGCGACGGGGCCATGGGCGACGAATTCGGTGTTTCGGTGTCGCTGTCGGGGAACACGGCGCTCGTGGGGGCGTTCAGGGACGACGTCGCGGGCAAGAGCAACCAGGGCTCGGCCTACGCGTTCGTGCTCGGGGATGAAGGTGGCTCCGGCGGCGCGGGCGGCGCGGGTGGTTCCGGTGGCAATGGCGGCGCAGGTGGCAATGGCGGTATCGACGGTACGGGCGGCAGCGGCGGCGACGCACCCAACGACGATGGAGGCTGCAACTGCCGCGTCGGAGCATCCACCTCGGGCAGCGCGCACGCCTCGCTCGGCTTGTTCGCGTTCGGCTTGCTCGGCCTGCGCCGACGAACCTCGAGGCGGTAG
- a CDS encoding FG-GAP repeat protein, which translates to MKKRHGGRRRTLGSVFAAALAATLAGCGTDTGEAPTRAAPDALVAMERAKLVANDGEVNDWLGGAVSLSGDTALVGATKDDVGKILDQGSAYVFVRAGGVWTQQARLVASDGATDDWFSGAVFLAGDTAIVGALGSDVGGNDHQGAAYVFTRAGGVWTQEAKLVASDGAEFKRFGSSVTLSPSGDMAIIGSYWDNDGAGSAYVFERAGGVWTESAKLVPSDPHFDGHFGNSVALSGNTALVGATWASSGGGQYNYGEEGSAYVFERIGSAWIERAKLVANDGLPLDAFGTSVALSGDTALVGAYGADIGVPGGTENQGAAYVFGRKGNVWTEEAKLVAKNGAVEDLFGASVALSGDVALVGARNVDIGNVADQGAAYVFTRDAGGVWTEAARLAVEDGAQNDFFGNSVSMSGSTALVGMIGDDIGAKLNQGSAYVFAIGKANGDACVTGDECASGVCAQGVCCEGACGGAGGAGGSGGNGGSGGSGGVSGTGGHGGAGGNGGAGGAGGNGGAGGAGGNGGAGGAGGNGGAGGAGGNGGAGGGAGGHGGAGGAGGHAGAGGNGGAGGAGGNGGATGTGGNDGTGGTGGAAPGDDGGCACRVGSSTPGSAHASLGLFALGLFGLRRRSAKR; encoded by the coding sequence ATGAAGAAGCGACACGGCGGAAGAAGAAGGACCCTCGGCAGTGTCTTCGCGGCGGCGCTCGCGGCCACCCTGGCCGGATGCGGGACCGATACGGGCGAGGCGCCGACGCGCGCGGCGCCCGACGCGCTGGTCGCGATGGAGCGGGCGAAGCTCGTCGCGAACGACGGGGAGGTGAATGACTGGCTCGGCGGCGCGGTGTCGCTGTCGGGGGACACGGCGCTCGTGGGGGCGACCAAGGACGACGTCGGAAAGATCCTGGACCAGGGGTCGGCGTACGTGTTCGTGCGCGCGGGCGGCGTCTGGACCCAGCAAGCGCGGCTGGTGGCGAGCGACGGGGCGACGGACGACTGGTTCAGCGGCGCGGTGTTCCTGGCGGGGGACACGGCGATCGTCGGGGCACTCGGGAGCGACGTCGGAGGGAACGACCACCAGGGGGCGGCCTACGTCTTCACGCGCGCGGGCGGCGTCTGGACCCAGGAGGCGAAGCTCGTGGCCAGCGATGGAGCAGAGTTCAAAAGGTTCGGCTCTTCGGTGACGCTATCGCCTTCGGGGGACATGGCGATCATCGGGTCGTACTGGGACAACGACGGCGCGGGGTCGGCGTACGTGTTCGAACGCGCGGGCGGCGTCTGGACCGAGAGCGCGAAGCTCGTGCCCAGCGACCCGCATTTCGACGGCCATTTCGGCAACTCGGTGGCGCTGTCGGGGAACACGGCGCTCGTGGGGGCGACGTGGGCCAGCAGCGGCGGCGGACAGTACAACTACGGCGAAGAAGGGTCCGCGTACGTCTTCGAGCGCATCGGCTCGGCGTGGATCGAGCGGGCGAAGCTCGTGGCCAACGATGGGCTCCCGCTGGACGCATTCGGTACATCGGTGGCGCTGTCGGGGGACACGGCGCTCGTGGGGGCATACGGCGCCGACATCGGCGTGCCCGGAGGGACGGAGAACCAGGGAGCGGCGTACGTGTTCGGGCGCAAGGGGAACGTCTGGACCGAGGAGGCGAAGCTCGTGGCCAAGAACGGGGCCGTGGAAGACTTGTTCGGCGCCAGCGTCGCGCTCTCGGGCGACGTCGCGCTCGTGGGGGCACGCAACGTCGATATCGGGAACGTGGCCGACCAGGGGGCGGCGTACGTCTTCACGCGCGATGCTGGCGGCGTCTGGACCGAGGCGGCGAGGCTGGCGGTCGAGGACGGGGCGCAGAACGATTTTTTTGGAAATTCCGTGTCGATGTCGGGAAGCACGGCGCTCGTGGGGATGATCGGGGACGACATCGGAGCGAAGCTCAACCAGGGGTCGGCGTACGTGTTCGCGATCGGCAAAGCGAACGGAGACGCGTGCGTGACCGGGGACGAATGCGCGAGCGGGGTGTGCGCGCAGGGCGTCTGCTGCGAAGGGGCGTGCGGCGGGGCGGGCGGGGCAGGCGGGAGCGGAGGCAATGGCGGGAGCGGAGGCAGTGGCGGCGTTTCGGGGACCGGAGGCCATGGCGGCGCTGGAGGCAATGGCGGCGCAGGTGGCGCTGGGGGCAATGGCGGCGCAGGCGGCGCTGGGGGCAATGGCGGCGCAGGTGGCGCCGGAGGCAATGGCGGCGCAGGCGGCGCCGGAGGCAATGGCGGCGCAGGTGGAGGCGCTGGTGGCCATGGCGGTGCAGGCGGCGCCGGAGGTCATGCCGGCGCCGGAGGCAATGGCGGTGCAGGCGGCGCTGGTGGCAATGGCGGCGCCACGGGGACCGGAGGCAATGACGGCACCGGCGGCACCGGCGGCGCCGCTCCCGGCGACGACGGCGGCTGCGCCTGCCGCGTGGGCTCATCCACCCCGGGCAGCGCGCACGCCTCGCTCGGCTTGTTCGCGCTCGGCTTGTTCGGCCTGCGTCGCCGCAGCGCGAAGCGGTGA
- a CDS encoding DUF4280 domain-containing protein: MSGPQVCMGATLMCSFGVAPSTMVVLPVHQTVTPMPAANIGDSAPIMNIPPFGACTSLANPTVASATAAAMGVLTPMPCVPAPAGPWVPGNPKVILKGMPTLDASCKATCSWGGLIQIINPGQFKVIDA, from the coding sequence ATGAGCGGTCCGCAGGTCTGTATGGGAGCGACGCTGATGTGCAGCTTCGGCGTGGCGCCCTCCACGATGGTCGTCCTGCCCGTGCACCAGACGGTGACCCCGATGCCCGCCGCCAACATCGGCGACAGCGCGCCAATCATGAACATCCCGCCCTTCGGGGCCTGCACCTCGCTCGCGAACCCGACGGTCGCTTCGGCCACGGCCGCTGCCATGGGCGTGCTCACGCCCATGCCCTGCGTCCCCGCGCCCGCGGGCCCCTGGGTGCCCGGCAACCCCAAGGTGATCCTCAAGGGAATGCCCACCCTCGACGCGAGCTGCAAGGCGACGTGCTCCTGGGGCGGCCTCATTCAGATCATCAACCCAGGCCAGTTCAAGGTCATCGATGCCTGA
- the rsfS gene encoding ribosome silencing factor, which translates to MTKKRSEGTGTKPKTAAKKTATKGAAARPRPAPRREAVDEGDELDLDNLRPSPRPTSKAAVKAAAKKAPARPKLRASHSVPEARDDGPRARKTAARPRTGLPERKTGAPGVKKAPLGAPKRTTARKPQAVTPPPEADAAKDLAIAMAVAGLDKKAMGVEILDVRGRIDYADFLVIMTGRSDRHVHAIATGIEEELGKKKMSAISVEGLQAATWVLLDYGDVVAHVFQEESRQLYDIEGLWMDASRVSVPEGEGAKAGGGGASAPSRFADAGELAGASDEASDEASDEATDED; encoded by the coding sequence GTGACGAAGAAGCGGTCGGAGGGGACGGGCACGAAGCCCAAGACAGCAGCGAAGAAGACGGCGACGAAGGGCGCTGCGGCGCGCCCGCGGCCGGCTCCGCGCCGGGAGGCGGTGGACGAGGGGGACGAGCTCGATCTCGACAACCTCCGCCCGTCGCCGCGCCCGACGTCGAAGGCGGCGGTGAAGGCGGCGGCGAAGAAGGCCCCTGCGCGCCCGAAGCTCCGCGCCTCGCACAGCGTGCCCGAGGCGCGCGACGACGGGCCACGCGCGCGCAAGACGGCGGCGCGGCCGAGGACGGGGCTGCCCGAGCGCAAGACGGGCGCGCCGGGCGTGAAGAAGGCCCCGCTCGGGGCGCCGAAGCGCACGACGGCCCGCAAGCCGCAGGCGGTGACGCCGCCGCCCGAGGCCGATGCGGCCAAGGATCTCGCCATCGCGATGGCCGTGGCTGGCCTCGACAAGAAGGCGATGGGGGTCGAGATCCTCGATGTGCGCGGTCGCATCGACTACGCCGATTTCCTGGTGATCATGACGGGCCGCAGCGACCGGCACGTGCACGCGATCGCGACGGGGATCGAGGAGGAGCTCGGCAAGAAGAAGATGTCGGCGATCTCGGTCGAGGGCTTGCAAGCGGCGACGTGGGTGCTGCTCGACTACGGCGACGTGGTCGCGCACGTCTTCCAGGAGGAGTCGCGGCAGCTCTACGACATCGAGGGCCTGTGGATGGACGCGAGCCGCGTCTCGGTGCCCGAAGGCGAGGGCGCCAAGGCGGGCGGCGGCGGCGCCTCCGCTCCGTCGCGCTTCGCCGATGCGGGCGAGCTGGCCGGGGCTTCGGACGAGGCTTCGGACGAGGCCTCGGACGAGGCCACGGACGAGGACTAG
- a CDS encoding type VI secretion system protein IglI family protein produces MPEATLDATIARRALEGPGGDAPEAALGDIVKLAEKGEHRAAAERAAGLLRQGSTDVRVLVHFLFGLFDANGPASLPKTLSILRAALSERWGVVRPEERRPRIVDSSLSWLFRTLVVNIDFHEKTKSPAFTTWASLDAATVGGPALEASAALREAASRVIDGARCLAQLSELDVRIRSHFNRLPVRPAPAPAPAPVADEEAAPPASEPEPDEVDDDLPGAAEPPPRPRAAPDEPPPHGRVLEISPAMEFFLRKLEAFERLVERGDGLRAALVADDIQRTLDSFDPRLYLPRLLARHFRLLAAHADELAEHAEGAEGPRWKALAQLYQVDLDAFLAE; encoded by the coding sequence ATGCCTGAGGCCACACTCGACGCGACGATCGCCAGGCGCGCGCTGGAGGGCCCCGGAGGCGACGCGCCCGAGGCTGCGCTCGGAGACATCGTCAAGCTCGCCGAGAAAGGAGAGCACCGCGCCGCCGCCGAGCGCGCCGCGGGGCTCTTGCGCCAGGGCTCGACCGACGTGCGGGTCCTGGTCCATTTCCTCTTCGGCCTCTTCGACGCGAACGGCCCCGCGTCGCTGCCGAAGACGCTGTCGATCCTGCGCGCCGCCCTCTCCGAGCGCTGGGGCGTCGTGCGGCCCGAGGAGCGCAGGCCCCGCATCGTCGACTCGTCGCTGAGCTGGCTGTTCCGCACGCTGGTGGTGAACATCGACTTCCACGAGAAGACGAAGAGCCCCGCATTCACGACCTGGGCGTCGCTCGACGCAGCGACCGTCGGCGGCCCCGCCCTCGAAGCCTCCGCGGCGCTGCGCGAGGCGGCGAGCCGGGTCATCGATGGGGCCCGATGTCTGGCGCAGCTCTCCGAGCTGGACGTGCGCATTCGGAGCCATTTCAACCGCCTGCCCGTTCGCCCCGCGCCCGCGCCCGCCCCTGCGCCGGTGGCGGACGAAGAGGCCGCGCCGCCCGCATCCGAGCCGGAGCCGGACGAGGTCGACGACGATCTCCCGGGCGCCGCGGAGCCGCCGCCGCGTCCGCGGGCCGCGCCGGACGAGCCGCCGCCGCACGGGCGCGTCCTGGAGATCTCCCCTGCCATGGAGTTCTTCCTCCGCAAGCTCGAGGCTTTCGAGCGCCTCGTGGAGCGCGGCGACGGCCTGCGGGCCGCGCTGGTCGCAGACGACATCCAGCGCACGCTCGATAGCTTCGATCCGCGCCTCTATCTGCCCCGGCTCCTCGCCCGCCATTTCCGCCTCCTCGCCGCCCACGCCGACGAGCTCGCCGAGCACGCCGAGGGCGCCGAGGGCCCGCGGTGGAAGGCGCTCGCGCAGCTCTATCAGGTCGATCTCGACGCCTTCCTCGCCGAATGA
- a CDS encoding phytanoyl-CoA dioxygenase family protein codes for MNHRPPRPILEDEIRAYEEDGVVCLEGMFDEAWCERALAATRRLLESGASSPGIPRIVTHPGSDARFYANVYMSRFDEDFRALARESPAPEIAATLMRVEAARFFYDQLFVKEPGAAAPTFWHHDLPFWPFRGDHLISLWIALTPVTRESSGVEYLLGSHRWPKFYRPRTQDDSPAFANPDLEPCPDFGERRGDPELRFRSWDLRPGDVVCHHPLTVHGAGGNASATELRAGVSIRYLGTDVQWDPRPYTLRVGQLAGIAPGEYPADDEQFPVVWPRSA; via the coding sequence ATGAACCATCGCCCGCCGCGCCCGATCCTCGAGGACGAGATCCGCGCTTACGAGGAGGACGGGGTCGTCTGCCTCGAGGGCATGTTCGACGAGGCGTGGTGCGAGCGCGCGCTCGCGGCCACGCGCCGCCTGCTGGAGAGCGGCGCGAGCAGTCCGGGCATCCCGCGCATCGTGACGCACCCCGGCAGCGATGCGCGGTTCTACGCGAACGTGTACATGAGCCGGTTCGACGAGGACTTCCGCGCGCTCGCGCGCGAGTCTCCGGCGCCCGAGATCGCGGCCACGCTGATGCGCGTCGAGGCCGCGCGCTTCTTCTACGACCAGCTCTTCGTGAAGGAGCCCGGCGCCGCGGCGCCGACCTTCTGGCACCACGACCTGCCGTTCTGGCCATTCCGCGGCGACCACCTGATCTCGCTGTGGATCGCGCTCACGCCGGTGACCCGGGAGTCGAGCGGCGTCGAGTATCTCCTCGGCTCGCACCGATGGCCGAAGTTCTATCGCCCGCGCACACAGGACGACAGCCCGGCCTTCGCCAACCCGGACCTCGAGCCTTGCCCGGATTTCGGGGAGCGCCGCGGCGATCCGGAGCTGCGCTTTCGGTCGTGGGATCTGAGGCCGGGGGACGTTGTCTGCCATCACCCGCTCACCGTGCACGGCGCGGGCGGCAACGCGTCGGCGACCGAGCTGCGCGCCGGCGTCTCGATCCGCTACCTGGGCACCGACGTGCAATGGGACCCGCGCCCGTACACGCTCCGGGTCGGCCAGCTCGCCGGGATCGCGCCCGGCGAGTACCCCGCGGACGACGAGCAGTTCCCGGTGGTCTGGCCCCGCTCGGCCTAG
- a CDS encoding glutamate-5-semialdehyde dehydrogenase has product MESALTQQLTELCGRARRAARTLAAVGRADKDRALRAIADRLRATAEEGARSAVLQANAADVAAAHEAGLAEALVDRLVLDEKRLGAMAAAVLEVASFDDPVGEVLGMKRRPNGLLIGQVRIPLGVIAMIYESRPNVTVDAAALCLKSGNAALLRGGKEAARSNEALGVLVREAVASAGLPADAVQVVPPLGREETRILVGLTGMIDLVIPRGGEGLIRFVAEHASVPVIQHYKGVCHLYVDQGADLDMAMRLVDNGKMSRPGVCNALECLLVHEDEASKLLPRLGALVDRGLEIRGDEATRAVLPAARPASKEDFGQEFLAPILAVRVVGSMDAALEHIAEYGSQHTEAICTPSYERAQRFLREVDASCVLVNASTRFNDGGELGLGAEIGISTTKLHAYGPMGLESLTARKWIAYGEGQIR; this is encoded by the coding sequence GTGGAGTCCGCCCTCACCCAGCAGCTCACCGAGCTTTGCGGCCGCGCCCGCCGGGCCGCGCGCACCCTCGCCGCGGTCGGTCGCGCCGACAAGGACCGCGCCCTGCGCGCCATCGCCGACAGGCTGCGCGCGACCGCAGAAGAGGGCGCTCGATCGGCCGTCCTGCAAGCGAACGCGGCCGACGTCGCCGCCGCGCACGAGGCGGGGCTCGCCGAGGCGCTGGTCGACAGGCTCGTGCTCGACGAGAAGCGGCTCGGGGCGATGGCGGCCGCCGTGCTCGAGGTGGCCTCGTTCGATGATCCGGTCGGCGAGGTGCTCGGGATGAAGCGCCGGCCGAACGGCCTGCTCATCGGTCAGGTGCGCATCCCGCTCGGCGTCATCGCGATGATCTACGAGTCGCGCCCCAACGTCACCGTCGACGCCGCCGCGCTCTGCCTGAAGAGCGGCAACGCGGCGCTCCTGCGCGGCGGCAAGGAGGCGGCGCGCTCGAACGAGGCGCTCGGGGTGCTCGTGCGCGAGGCCGTCGCCTCGGCGGGTTTGCCCGCGGACGCGGTGCAGGTCGTGCCGCCGCTCGGGCGCGAGGAGACGCGCATCCTCGTGGGCCTGACGGGCATGATCGACCTCGTCATCCCGCGCGGCGGCGAGGGCTTGATCCGCTTCGTCGCGGAGCACGCGAGCGTGCCGGTCATCCAGCACTACAAGGGCGTCTGTCACCTCTACGTCGACCAGGGCGCCGACCTCGACATGGCGATGCGCCTCGTCGACAACGGCAAGATGAGCCGGCCTGGCGTGTGCAACGCGCTCGAGTGCCTGCTCGTGCACGAGGACGAGGCATCGAAGCTCCTGCCGCGCCTCGGCGCGCTCGTCGATCGGGGGCTCGAGATCCGCGGCGACGAGGCCACGCGCGCGGTTCTGCCCGCGGCGCGGCCCGCCTCGAAGGAGGACTTCGGGCAGGAGTTCCTGGCGCCGATCCTGGCGGTGCGGGTGGTGGGCTCGATGGACGCGGCGCTCGAGCACATCGCGGAGTACGGCTCGCAGCACACCGAGGCGATCTGCACGCCGAGCTACGAGCGGGCGCAGCGATTTCTGCGCGAGGTGGACGCGAGCTGCGTGCTCGTGAACGCCTCGACGCGGTTCAACGACGGCGGCGAGCTGGGGCTCGGCGCGGAGATCGGCATCTCCACGACGAAGCTCCACGCCTACGGCCCGATGGGGCTCGAGAGCCTCACGGCGCGCAAGTGGATCGCCTACGGCGAGGGGCAGATCCGATGA